In Alosa alosa isolate M-15738 ecotype Scorff River chromosome 23, AALO_Geno_1.1, whole genome shotgun sequence, a single window of DNA contains:
- the pttg1ipa gene encoding PTTG1 interacting protein a produces the protein MFSRIGLCLILVVVGLGTTFAQNDTSTTTTITTTTAATTTTTTTTPAPSTPAPTPPANVCELKNGTNCEECLKNVSCLWCIKTKSCVTYPVATILPPHSLCPLNEARWGQCSINFQTLIIAMAVVGGVIILAFFICLFCCCKCENVGSSSFESKMQRQADKRKGKSDTRKAEMRTRHDEIRQKYGLSRASPYARFENN, from the exons ATGTTTTCGAGGATTGGATTATGTTTGATCCTGGTTGTTGTCGGGTTGGGCACAACATTTGCTCAGAACGACACATCTACTACGAcaaccatcaccaccactactgctgctacaaccaccaccaccaccaccacaccggCACCTTCGACACCCGCACCAACACCACCAGCCAATG TTTGCGAGCTCAAGAATGGAACAAACTGTGAGGAATGTCTGAAGAATGTATCG tgtCTGTGGTGTATTAAAACTAAATCATGTGTGACGTACCCCGTTGCAACTATCctgcctccccactctctctgtcccctcaaTGAGGCTCGGTGGGGGCAGTGTTCAA TAAACTTCCAGACATTGATCATCGCCATGGCTGTGGTTGGTGGAGTAATCATCCTCGCCTTCTTCATCTGCCTCTTCTGCTGTTGCAAGTGTGAGAATGTGGG GTCCAGCAGTTTTGAATCCAAGATGCAAAGGCAGGCTGACAAGAGAAAGGGCAAATCGGACACGAG AAAAGCAGAGATGCGAACGCGGCACGATGAGATCAGGCAGAAATATG gTCTGAGTAGGGCAAGCCCTTATGCTAGATTTGAGAACAACTAA